A stretch of Janibacter endophyticus DNA encodes these proteins:
- a CDS encoding ABC transporter ATP-binding protein, which translates to MRSLHVRGVTAAHVETPVLRGVDLDVPAGSTTAVLGASGCGKTTLLRVVAGFMHLGDGEVRLDDEVIASPRVHLPPERRGIGYVRQDGGLFPHLDVGHNVAFGWDRSRRRRRGGVGELLELVGLDPSLARRRPHELSGGQQQRVALARALALDPAIILLDEPFAALDTALRASTREAVAAALAERGATTVLVTHDQGEALSFADQVAIMRDGLFTRVGSPREVYERPSGPGEAAFLGESIGVQGVVEADGTVTCAFGRVRVRGEGGPPGTAVDVVVRPEQVLLVAPPEGAPAEVVSVRYFGHDALVDLRLDGGEAALSRVPGTRTPQEGERVGLVVTGDVPVYPRG; encoded by the coding sequence ATGAGGTCCCTGCACGTCCGCGGCGTGACCGCGGCCCACGTCGAGACCCCCGTCCTGCGCGGCGTCGACCTCGACGTGCCGGCCGGGTCGACGACCGCCGTGCTCGGCGCCTCGGGCTGCGGCAAGACGACGCTGCTGCGCGTCGTTGCGGGCTTCATGCACCTCGGCGACGGCGAGGTGCGGCTCGACGACGAGGTCATCGCCTCCCCCCGGGTGCACCTGCCCCCGGAGCGACGCGGGATCGGCTACGTCCGCCAGGACGGCGGCCTCTTCCCCCACCTCGACGTGGGGCACAACGTCGCCTTCGGCTGGGACCGCTCGCGCCGGCGTCGACGCGGCGGTGTGGGGGAGCTGCTCGAGCTCGTCGGGCTCGACCCCTCTCTCGCCCGGCGCCGGCCGCACGAGCTCTCCGGCGGTCAGCAGCAGCGGGTCGCCCTCGCCCGGGCGCTCGCGCTCGACCCCGCGATCATCCTCCTCGACGAGCCCTTCGCCGCCCTCGACACGGCGCTGCGGGCCTCGACCCGCGAGGCCGTCGCCGCGGCCCTCGCCGAGCGGGGCGCGACGACGGTGCTCGTCACCCACGACCAGGGCGAGGCGCTCTCCTTCGCCGACCAGGTGGCCATCATGCGGGACGGGCTCTTCACCCGGGTCGGCTCGCCGCGTGAGGTCTACGAGCGCCCGTCCGGCCCGGGGGAGGCTGCCTTCCTCGGCGAGTCCATCGGCGTCCAGGGGGTCGTCGAGGCCGACGGGACCGTCACCTGCGCCTTCGGCCGCGTCCGCGTCCGGGGCGAAGGGGGTCCGCCCGGGACCGCCGTCGACGTCGTCGTGCGTCCCGAGCAGGTCCTCCTCGTGGCCCCACCCGAGGGTGCCCCTGCCGAGGTGGTCTCGGTGCGCTACTTCGGGCACGACGCCCTCGTCGACCTCCGGCTCGACGGCGGCGAGGCCGCGCTCTCCCGGGTCCCCGGGACGCGGACCCCGCAGGAGGGCGAGCGGGTCGGCCTCGTCGTCACCGGCGACGTCCCCGTCTACCCGAGAGGCTGA